GCAAGGCGATCGAGTTCCAGGAGACCATCGACGAGCGCTTCAACCTCGGCGGCGCCAGGCGGCTGGGTGACCACGAGGTAGTGCCCATCTCGATCGCGATCGAGGCCCGGAAGCTCGCGGGCTTCACCGACGAGGAGATCGAGCGCCTGATCAAGACGACCCAGCGCTCCCAGGTCTACTGATCCCCCAGGGCACTGATCCCCCACAGCGCTGATCCCAATGCAGATCCTCGAAGGGCACTTCTCGGCGGACGACTCCGCCCGCCTCTGCCGCAACTACCGCTACGCCGCCGAGCGCATGACGCGCATCATGGCCGGTTGGATCGCGCTCACGCCTGAGCTTTCGGCGAAGCTCCTGCTCGGCCGCCACGTCTGGGACAACGCCCAGCACACGGATGACTGGGGCAGGCGGTTGCCGGAGCTGCGCGCTCACGCCCAGGAATCCGAGCCGGCCAACGACGCCTTCGTCGCGTTCATGGATGCCATCGAGGCGCCCGAGGCGCCGGGCGAGACCGCCCTACGCCTGGCCGGCGTCTACCGCGTGCTCAAGCCGCACCTGCTCGCCGTCTACGTGAGGCACCTCGAGAGCGCCAACCCGATCTACGAGCCGCCCACGTGCAGGATTCTCGCCCGCTGCATCGAAGACGAGCGGCGCCACATCGGGGCCGGCGAGACCATCCTCCGCCATCTCGCCGCGGCCTCCGACGGGCAGGCGCGCGTGGCGGCCTGGCAGGCGAAGCTTGCGGGGATGCTCGAGGCCGCCCGTGGCGTGACGGGGCAGGGGGTGCCTCCGACCGCGGGCGCGCACGCGAGCGCGACTCCGCCCATATCGGACGACGCGAGCGAGTTCATCCGTCTCGAGCACGCCGGTGAGAAGTGGTCCATCCCGGAGGACCTCGAGACGGGGCTTCGCGCATTCGGCGACGCTCTCGTCGTTGGTGACGGCGTGGGGCTCGGCCGGTTCCTCGACGCCGCGCCCGACGCGGCGCTGTTGCTGGCCCTCAAGGATGTCCGTCTCGCGCGGTACCGCTTGGCCGCCTTCGCGAAGTTGGGCCGCCACCGCATCGTGAAGTATCGGCTCGAGGGCGCGCGCGGCACCGTCACGCTCAACGCCCGCTGGGAGCAGGGCGAGAGCGGATGGCGGGTCGGCGCCCTCGATCTGGTCAAGATCGAGCAGTCCCAGCCCGCCTGAGCGTGTTCGAGAGCGTCCTCGTCGCCAACCGCGGGGAGATCGCCCGCCGCATCTTCCGCGCCTGTCGGGCCCTCGGTATCCGCACGATCGCCGTCTACTCCGAGGCCGACGCCGACTGGCCTCACGCGCGCGAAGCCGACGAAGCCGTCCTGCTCGGCCCGGCGTCCGCCCGGGAGAGCTATCTCAGCGTCGAGCGCGTGCTCGAGGCCGCGCGCCGGACAGGCGCCCGGGCGATCCACCCCGGCTACGGCTTCCTCTCCGAGAACTGGCGCTTCGCCAAGGCGTGCGAGGAGGCGGGGCTCGTCTTCGTCGGGCCTCCATGGCGCGTGATCCAGCAGATGGGCGACAAGGTCGGCGCGAGGCGCGAGATGCTCCGGGCTGGCGTGCCGGTCGTGCCCGGCAGCGAAGGACCTGTCGCCTCGCTCGACCTGGCCAGGCAGACTGCGGGGGAGATCGGCTACCCGGTGATGCTGAAAGCCGCGGCGGGCGGCGGCGGTATCGGCATGGTCAAGGTCGGAGACGAATCGGCGCTCGCGCAGGCATACGCAACGGCCGAGCGCCGCGCGCAGGCGGCTTTCGGCTCGGCCGCGCTCTTCGTGGAGCGCTATCTCGCCGAGCCGCGCCACGTCGAGGTCCAGGTCTTCGGCGACGGCAGCGGGCAGGTGGTGCACCTGCACGAGAGGGAGTGCTCGATCCAGCGGCGCCACCAAAAGCTCATCGAGGAGAGCCCGGCGCCGCGCCTGCCGCAGGGCCTCAAGGAGCGCCTGACGGTGGCGGCCGTCAAGGGCGCCAGGTCCGTCGGCTACGTCAACGCCGGGACCATGGAGTTCATCGTCCAGGACGAGGAGTTCTACTTCCTGGAGATGAACACGCGCCTTCAGGTCGAGCACCCGGTGACGGAAGAGGTGACGGGGCTCGACCTCGTCCAGGCTCAGTTAAAGGTGGCGTCCGGGGAGGCCTTGCCCTGGCGCCAGGAGGAGATCGTCCAGCGCGGCGCCGCCATCGAGTGCCGCATCTACGCCGAGGATCCAGCCAAGAACTTCATGCCCTCGCCGGGGACCATTACACGGTGGAGCCCGCCCCAAGGCCCCGGCATCCGCCTCGAAAGCGGGGTCGCCGAAGGCTGCCAGGTTTCGGTACACTACGACCCGCTGCTGGCCAAACTGGTGGCCGCGGGCGCGACGCGCGAGGAAGCGATCGCCCGCATGGAGGCGGCGTTGACGGCCTTCGTCGTGGAGGGGCCCAAGACCGCCATTCCGTTCCACCTGCGCGTGATGCGGAGCGCGGTGTTCCGCGAGGGGCGCACCCATACCCAGATGGTCGAACAAGGAGCGTTCAATGGCTGAAGAC
This region of Candidatus Methylomirabilota bacterium genomic DNA includes:
- a CDS encoding acetyl-CoA carboxylase biotin carboxylase subunit translates to MFESVLVANRGEIARRIFRACRALGIRTIAVYSEADADWPHAREADEAVLLGPASARESYLSVERVLEAARRTGARAIHPGYGFLSENWRFAKACEEAGLVFVGPPWRVIQQMGDKVGARREMLRAGVPVVPGSEGPVASLDLARQTAGEIGYPVMLKAAAGGGGIGMVKVGDESALAQAYATAERRAQAAFGSAALFVERYLAEPRHVEVQVFGDGSGQVVHLHERECSIQRRHQKLIEESPAPRLPQGLKERLTVAAVKGARSVGYVNAGTMEFIVQDEEFYFLEMNTRLQVEHPVTEEVTGLDLVQAQLKVASGEALPWRQEEIVQRGAAIECRIYAEDPAKNFMPSPGTITRWSPPQGPGIRLESGVAEGCQVSVHYDPLLAKLVAAGATREEAIARMEAALTAFVVEGPKTAIPFHLRVMRSAVFREGRTHTQMVEQGAFNG